One Anguilla rostrata isolate EN2019 chromosome 15, ASM1855537v3, whole genome shotgun sequence genomic window carries:
- the LOC135240848 gene encoding GTPase IMAP family member 4-like isoform X2, which translates to MEGSPDVRIVLLGKTGAGKSSAGNSILGEDVFSTSDQANSQTSKCEAKTKIIDGKKITVIDTPGYFATERSDEELKPEITKCIVECAPGPHAFLIVLTVTRQTAEEKKVVEEILKQFGKEALKYAVVMFTHGDQLANGRTIHQFVDENVHLKRLVRKCGGRLHVIDNKYWNNPIAGQGDETRNAKEIKKLWNTIDQMMKQNGGKHYTNETLQCVARAIEDEKAKGKTGEMAKQSVMKRIFILAAGVSTGVVLGALLGVVAVGAILVGLAIKERTSPDPVVKAVKEGAVAASAATGVGLGTVFIAGGGMGAIVGGLTGGAKGWEAETASEAAERTFQAITEPAMAAVKLVKDKIAEEMKGYTKTGNPPF; encoded by the exons ATGGAAG GGTCGCCGGATGTGAGGATTGTCCTGCTGGGTAAGACTGGAGCTGGGAAGAGCAGTGCAGGCAACAGCATTCTGGGAGAGGATGTGTTCTCAACATCAGATCAGGCAAACTCTCAAACCTCTAAATGTGAGGCTAAAACAAAGATTATTGATGGGAAGAAAATCACTGTGATTGACACACCAGGGTATTTTGCTACTGAGCGGTCTGATGAAGAGCTAAAACCTGAGATAACCAAGTGCATCGTAGAGTGTGCTCCTGGACCTCACGCCTTTCTTATTGTTCTGACTGTGACGAGGCAAACTGCAGAGGAGAAGAAAGTGGTGGAAGAGATTCTGAAACAATTTGGAAAGGAGGCTCTGAAGTATGCTGTTGTCATGTTTACCCACGGAGACCAGCTTGCAAACGGCAGGACCATCCACCAATTTGTGGATGAAAATGTCCACCTGAAAAGACTTGTCCGAAAGTGTGGAGGCCGGCTTCATGTCATCGATAACAAATACTGGAACAATCCCATTGCAGGCCAGGGTGATGAGACTAGAAATGCCAAAGAAATCAAGAAGCTGTGGAACACAATTGATCAGATGATGAAACAGAACGGAGGCAAGCACTATACCAATGAGACGCTCCAATGTGTGGCACGGGCCATTGAAGACGAAAAGGCAAAGGGGAAAACTGGAGAAATGGCAAAACAGAGCGTAATgaaaaggatttttattttggcagcagGTGTGTCAACAGGGGTTGTGTTGGGTGCATTACTTGGTGTTGTTGCAGTTGGGGCAATCCTTGTAGGTCTTGCAATAAAGGAGCGTACTTCACCTGATCCTGTAGTGAAGGCAGTCAAAGAAGGTGCAGTGGCAGCATCAGCAGCCACAGGGGTAGGATTGGGAACGGTATTTATAGCAGGGGGCGGCATGGGTGCGATTGTAGGGGGGTTAACTGGGGGAGCGAAAGGGTGGGAAGCGGAGACTGCGAGTGAAGCTGCAGAGAGAACCTTTCAAGCCATAACAGAACCAGCAATGGCTGCAGTGAAATTGGTTAAGGACAAAATTGCAGAGGAAATGAAGGGTTACACAAAAACGGGCAACCCTCCTTTCTAA
- the LOC135240848 gene encoding GTPase IMAP family member 4-like isoform X1, whose translation MCLTLVTSSVRCPTVGTEKDKRTHWSPDVRIVLLGKTGAGKSSAGNSILGEDVFSTSDQANSQTSKCEAKTKIIDGKKITVIDTPGYFATERSDEELKPEITKCIVECAPGPHAFLIVLTVTRQTAEEKKVVEEILKQFGKEALKYAVVMFTHGDQLANGRTIHQFVDENVHLKRLVRKCGGRLHVIDNKYWNNPIAGQGDETRNAKEIKKLWNTIDQMMKQNGGKHYTNETLQCVARAIEDEKAKGKTGEMAKQSVMKRIFILAAGVSTGVVLGALLGVVAVGAILVGLAIKERTSPDPVVKAVKEGAVAASAATGVGLGTVFIAGGGMGAIVGGLTGGAKGWEAETASEAAERTFQAITEPAMAAVKLVKDKIAEEMKGYTKTGNPPF comes from the coding sequence GGTCGCCGGATGTGAGGATTGTCCTGCTGGGTAAGACTGGAGCTGGGAAGAGCAGTGCAGGCAACAGCATTCTGGGAGAGGATGTGTTCTCAACATCAGATCAGGCAAACTCTCAAACCTCTAAATGTGAGGCTAAAACAAAGATTATTGATGGGAAGAAAATCACTGTGATTGACACACCAGGGTATTTTGCTACTGAGCGGTCTGATGAAGAGCTAAAACCTGAGATAACCAAGTGCATCGTAGAGTGTGCTCCTGGACCTCACGCCTTTCTTATTGTTCTGACTGTGACGAGGCAAACTGCAGAGGAGAAGAAAGTGGTGGAAGAGATTCTGAAACAATTTGGAAAGGAGGCTCTGAAGTATGCTGTTGTCATGTTTACCCACGGAGACCAGCTTGCAAACGGCAGGACCATCCACCAATTTGTGGATGAAAATGTCCACCTGAAAAGACTTGTCCGAAAGTGTGGAGGCCGGCTTCATGTCATCGATAACAAATACTGGAACAATCCCATTGCAGGCCAGGGTGATGAGACTAGAAATGCCAAAGAAATCAAGAAGCTGTGGAACACAATTGATCAGATGATGAAACAGAACGGAGGCAAGCACTATACCAATGAGACGCTCCAATGTGTGGCACGGGCCATTGAAGACGAAAAGGCAAAGGGGAAAACTGGAGAAATGGCAAAACAGAGCGTAATgaaaaggatttttattttggcagcagGTGTGTCAACAGGGGTTGTGTTGGGTGCATTACTTGGTGTTGTTGCAGTTGGGGCAATCCTTGTAGGTCTTGCAATAAAGGAGCGTACTTCACCTGATCCTGTAGTGAAGGCAGTCAAAGAAGGTGCAGTGGCAGCATCAGCAGCCACAGGGGTAGGATTGGGAACGGTATTTATAGCAGGGGGCGGCATGGGTGCGATTGTAGGGGGGTTAACTGGGGGAGCGAAAGGGTGGGAAGCGGAGACTGCGAGTGAAGCTGCAGAGAGAACCTTTCAAGCCATAACAGAACCAGCAATGGCTGCAGTGAAATTGGTTAAGGACAAAATTGCAGAGGAAATGAAGGGTTACACAAAAACGGGCAACCCTCCTTTCTAA
- the LOC135241142 gene encoding kidney mitochondrial carrier protein 1: protein MSSTSWKPFVFGGLASVTAECGTFPIDLTKTRLQVQGQVGDSKYKEIRYRGMLHAFVRICREEGLWALYSGIAPAMLRQASYGTIKIGTYQSFKRLLVERPEDETLITNVLCGILSGVISSSIANPTDVLKIRMQAQGNVIQGGMMGNFMDIYQQEGTRGLWKGVSLTAQRAAIVVGVELPVYDLTKKHLILSGHMGDTVYTHFLSSFVCGLAGALASNPVDVVRTRTMNQRALLGGANAGYKGTVDCLLQTLRSEGFFALYKGFFPNWLRLGPWNIIFFITYEQLKKLDV from the exons ATGTCCAGCACAAGTTGGAAACCGTTTGTATTCGGAGGGCTGGCTTCAGTTACTGCCGAGTGTG GTACTTTCCCGATCGACCTGACAAAAACTCGTCTGCAAGTCCAAGGGCAAGTCGGCGACAGTAAGTACAAAGAGATCCGCTACCGTGGAATGCTGCACGCCTTCGTGAGGATATGCAGAGAGGAAGGCCTCTGGGCTCTGTACTCCGG AATCGCCCCGGCCATGCTCCGGCAAGCCTCATATGGGACTATAAAGATTGGTACTTACCAGAGCTTCAAAAGATTGCTGGTGGAGAGGCCGGAGG ATGAAACGCTGATCACAAACGTGCTCTGCGGCATACTTTCCGGGGTTATCTCCTCCTCTATCGCCAACCCCACGGACGTGCTCAAG ATCCGGATGCAGGCACAGGGAAATGTCATTCAGggaggcatgatgggaaatttCATGGACATCTACCAGCAGGAGGGAACGCGAGGGCTCTGGAAG GGAGTGTCCCTGACTGCTCAGAGGGCGGCCATTGTAGTGGGGGTGGAGCTTCCGGTCTACGACCTCACTAAAAAGCACCTGATCCTGTCTGGTCACATGGGAGACACggtgtacacacacttcct GTCCAGTTTTGTGTGCGGCCTGGCCGGGGCTCTGGCCTCCAACCCGGTTGACGTGGTCCGCACTCGCACGATGAACCAGAGGGCCCTGCTGGGAGGGGCCAACGCGGGCTATAAGGGCACTGTGGACTGCCTGCTGCAG ACGCTGAGGTCCGAGGGGTTCTTCGCTCTCTACAAGGGGTTCTTTCCTAACTGGTTGAGGCTGGGTC